One Pygocentrus nattereri isolate fPygNat1 chromosome 23, fPygNat1.pri, whole genome shotgun sequence genomic window carries:
- the LOC108429727 gene encoding ras-related protein Rab-35-like, giving the protein MARDYDYLFKLLIIGDSGVGKSSLLLRFADNTFSGSYITTIGVDFKIRTVEINGEKVKLQIWDTAGQERFRTITSTYYRGTHGVIVVYDVTSAESFVNVKRWLHEINQNCDDVCRILVGNKNDDPSSKVVETNDAQKFAEQMDIRLFETSAKENINVEDMFNCITELVLKARKESVAKQQQQQQSEVVKLSKNSKRKKKCC; this is encoded by the exons ATGGCGCGGGACTACGATTACCTCTTCAAGCTGCTCATCATCGGCGACAGCG GTGTGGGGAAAAGCAGTCTACTGCTGAGGTTTGCAGACAACACATTTTCAG GTAGCTACATTACCACCATTGGTGTGGACTTCAAGATCAGGACAGTGGAGATAAATGGAGAGAAGGTGAAGCTTCAAATTTGGGACACAGCAGGACAAGAAAGGTTCCGTACCATCACTTCTAC GTACTACAGAGGCACACACGGGGTGATAGTGGTTTATGACGTTACGAGTGCAGAGTCCTTTGTAAATGTCAAACGGTGGCTTCATGAAATCAACCAGAACTGTGATGATGTTTGTCGAATATTAG TGggtaataaaaatgacgacCCCAGCTCAAAGGTGGTGGAGACCAATGACGCACAGAAGTTTGCTGAGCAAATGGACATCAGGCTTTTTGAAACTAGTGCCAAGGAGAACATCAACGTGGAGGAT ATGTTCAACTGCATTACAGAGCTCGTTCTAAAGGCAAGGAAGGAGTCTGTGgccaagcagcagcagcaacaacagagcGAAGTGGTGAAACTCAGCAAGAACAGCAAACGCAAGAAGAAATGCTGCTAA